One Desulfovibrio fairfieldensis genomic window carries:
- a CDS encoding MATE family efflux transporter, with protein MPYFRALRQEAPHIFKIFGPLLISQYAQIANGIIDTAMAARLGTVELGGVAVGVAIWMPVYMFVIGILISVLILVAQSHGAGDRDGAVVLGHQGLWMGGVLGLAASCIIIPLSQYAAWFGADAQLMQTSRAYIWSVAWGLPLGGMAVSLRFFCEGQNVVFPVTVMAVIIVGCKTILNYALMFGNLGAPALGVQGCGLSSAISMGLLLLMLAFYISFSKHFAARRFMRHIQWPRFQTIKQFFKLGLPVAFGITSEYLVASVITIFISTTTVTAVAAHQVAFSCMMLFFATPAALSMAASIRVGNLWGEKHVAESRDAIKGIMALSVIIGLVFTVLMLAGAPSLAYMFSKDTAVALLAASALRFGAFFQLADSMQVCLNGVLRGVGDTTAPFVITAIVYWLFCIPVGYVLSGMPLPWGLGLSPDLLGIRGWWLSLTISLFIVSFLLARRVRHTFWLAAK; from the coding sequence ATGCCCTATTTCAGAGCCCTGCGTCAGGAAGCTCCGCATATTTTCAAAATATTCGGACCGTTGCTGATCTCCCAGTACGCCCAGATCGCCAACGGCATCATTGATACGGCCATGGCCGCGCGCTTGGGAACAGTCGAGCTTGGCGGCGTGGCTGTCGGCGTGGCCATCTGGATGCCCGTCTATATGTTCGTGATCGGCATACTCATCAGCGTGTTGATCCTCGTGGCGCAAAGTCACGGCGCGGGAGACCGGGACGGCGCGGTGGTTCTGGGCCACCAGGGACTCTGGATGGGCGGCGTTCTGGGGCTCGCGGCCTCGTGCATCATCATCCCGCTTTCGCAGTACGCCGCTTGGTTCGGCGCGGACGCCCAACTCATGCAGACCTCCCGCGCGTACATATGGTCCGTGGCCTGGGGGCTTCCGCTGGGCGGCATGGCCGTCAGCCTGCGCTTTTTCTGTGAAGGACAGAATGTCGTCTTTCCCGTCACGGTCATGGCCGTCATCATTGTGGGCTGCAAAACCATTCTCAATTACGCCCTCATGTTCGGCAACCTTGGAGCACCGGCCCTGGGAGTTCAGGGCTGCGGCCTCTCTTCGGCCATATCCATGGGCCTTCTGTTGCTTATGCTCGCCTTTTATATCAGCTTTTCAAAGCACTTCGCCGCAAGACGATTTATGCGCCACATCCAGTGGCCGCGCTTTCAGACCATAAAACAATTTTTCAAGCTGGGGCTGCCCGTTGCTTTCGGTATAACATCCGAATATCTCGTTGCCTCCGTCATCACCATTTTTATCAGCACAACAACAGTTACAGCCGTTGCGGCCCACCAGGTGGCCTTCAGCTGCATGATGCTGTTTTTCGCCACCCCCGCAGCACTTTCCATGGCCGCCTCAATACGGGTGGGCAATTTGTGGGGAGAAAAGCACGTCGCGGAATCACGCGACGCCATCAAGGGCATCATGGCCCTGAGCGTCATCATCGGACTGGTTTTTACTGTTCTTATGCTGGCAGGCGCCCCCAGTCTCGCATACATGTTCTCAAAAGACACGGCGGTAGCCCTTCTGGCGGCTTCGGCCCTGCGCTTCGGCGCCTTCTTCCAACTGGCCGACTCCATGCAGGTCTGCCTCAACGGCGTATTGCGCGGAGTGGGCGATACCACAGCTCCCTTTGTAATCACAGCAATCGTCTACTGGCTTTTCTGCATACCGGTCGGCTATGTGCTGTCAGGCATGCCACTCCCCTGGGGTCTTGGACTCTCTCCCGATCTGCTGGGCATACGGGGCTGGTGGCTGTCTCTGACCATAAGTCTTTTTATCGTGAGTTTTCTTCTCGCGCGAAGGGTCAGGCACACTTTCTGGCTGGCCGCGAAATGA
- a CDS encoding aromatic amino acid transport family protein codes for METHVRPYVGSALDSKNIPVRDSGLSLHKLTLAESIGIIVGTNIGAGILGLAYASRKAGYLPLLLWLAVAGIFTCISMLYVAEICLRTKGNHQLSGLAEHHLGRAGAWLLFAGVAANSYGALTAYIAGSGEIMNSFFGSMGVTRPIGSLLFFIPAVIILYTGLKAVGKGITLISGSMVLLIATLIAATITHEKSTLQNLWQAQWPNMLPVFNIAVFCFSAQYMVPEIARGNKDTPRRLAPAIIAGIAGSFILLAAVPAAVISLDGMENLSQVATITWGTTLGVWAYYTANVFALLAMLTSYWGLSGSLVSNIFDHFMIGRDTIPAKRLFVLTLVCIPPFFIAYSNAANFVDALYFAGTFGGVFIATLPIFMLNRARKANPERLPWQCGWYACRPVQTIILLLFLGSAVYAVAAAAGYIPPAW; via the coding sequence TTGGAAACCCACGTGCGGCCATATGTAGGTTCTGCTTTGGACAGCAAAAACATCCCTGTCCGTGACTCCGGCCTCTCCCTGCACAAACTCACTCTTGCGGAAAGCATAGGAATCATCGTCGGCACCAATATCGGCGCAGGCATACTGGGACTGGCCTATGCCTCGCGCAAGGCCGGTTACTTGCCCCTGCTGCTCTGGCTTGCCGTCGCCGGTATTTTTACATGCATTTCCATGCTGTATGTCGCGGAAATATGCCTGCGCACCAAGGGCAACCACCAGCTCAGCGGACTTGCGGAGCACCATCTGGGCAGGGCGGGCGCATGGCTGCTTTTCGCGGGCGTGGCGGCCAACAGCTACGGCGCGCTGACGGCCTACATAGCAGGCAGTGGAGAAATCATGAACAGTTTCTTCGGCTCAATGGGCGTCACCAGGCCCATCGGCAGCCTGCTGTTCTTCATCCCCGCCGTCATCATACTGTACACGGGCCTGAAGGCTGTGGGCAAAGGCATAACATTGATTAGCGGCTCCATGGTGCTGCTCATCGCCACTCTCATTGCGGCGACCATCACCCATGAAAAATCCACCCTGCAAAACCTGTGGCAGGCGCAATGGCCGAATATGCTGCCGGTTTTCAACATTGCGGTTTTCTGTTTTTCAGCCCAGTACATGGTTCCTGAAATCGCCCGCGGCAACAAGGACACGCCCCGCAGGCTCGCTCCCGCCATCATCGCGGGAATCGCGGGCAGCTTCATCCTGCTGGCCGCGGTACCCGCCGCCGTCATCAGCCTGGACGGCATGGAAAATCTGAGCCAGGTGGCGACCATCACCTGGGGAACCACGCTTGGCGTATGGGCGTACTACACGGCCAATGTTTTCGCGCTGCTGGCCATGCTGACCTCATACTGGGGCCTGAGCGGCAGCCTTGTAAGCAATATTTTTGACCACTTTATGATCGGAAGGGACACCATCCCGGCAAAGCGTCTTTTTGTGCTCACCCTGGTCTGCATTCCTCCTTTCTTCATAGCCTATTCCAATGCCGCGAACTTTGTGGACGCGCTTTACTTTGCCGGAACCTTCGGGGGCGTGTTTATAGCCACCTTGCCCATATTCATGCTGAACCGCGCGCGCAAGGCCAACCCCGAGCGCCTGCCGTGGCAGTGCGGCTGGTATGCCTGCCGCCCGGTACAGACCATTATTCTTCTGCTGTTTCTGGGCAGCGCCGTATACGCCGTGGCGGCCGCCGCAGGCTATATCCCACCGGCATGGTAG
- a CDS encoding branched-chain amino acid transport system II carrier protein, which translates to MGKIPRAKLSFRALLLVSATIFSLHFGAASMLWPTTWGRDSGLSYPVAFMGFFLSGIFLPWLGYLAVSKGKATFYGLTRNVGRKFCLIYGGITVLALGPLFAVPRMSAASWDAVSRLFPIEAGGRAFLLSILFMLAFYLVTLWFFYQKGAIVNRVGKILVPVFLLMEIIIIAVSIYMPVGEAAGKNYALHPLGYGFINGYQTMDLICAIMFSGFIIYDLQMRLGNDTRSVNRALAVAGLLGFLIMACAQFGEMYRGSTASSVFPDLSYAKLSATLALVQLGVAGGIVFNFCLFMACLSTAIGLLAGTASFIEEASGGKISYKTASLLCFLTAFIVSCAGFEAIFTWATPILQFIYPPCIALALCHAFLNRFTGGLRAACYAAALWGLADAAAEYLKLFGVQDPGLLLALVPGYEYGLAFIWLTVAGWLCGQTLEYLHARAHENVPAI; encoded by the coding sequence ATGGGCAAAATACCACGCGCCAAATTGTCTTTCCGCGCTCTCCTTCTGGTCTCGGCGACCATCTTTTCCCTGCATTTTGGAGCGGCTTCCATGCTCTGGCCCACAACCTGGGGGCGGGATTCCGGCCTGAGCTACCCCGTGGCCTTCATGGGCTTTTTCCTTTCGGGCATTTTTCTGCCATGGCTGGGATATCTGGCCGTCAGCAAGGGCAAGGCCACGTTTTACGGCCTGACGCGAAACGTCGGCCGCAAATTCTGCCTGATCTACGGCGGCATCACTGTATTGGCTCTCGGGCCGCTCTTTGCCGTGCCCCGCATGAGCGCGGCATCCTGGGACGCCGTCAGCAGGCTTTTTCCCATAGAGGCCGGGGGTCGCGCCTTTCTGCTGTCCATATTGTTCATGCTTGCCTTTTACCTTGTGACGCTGTGGTTCTTCTATCAGAAGGGCGCCATTGTTAACCGGGTCGGGAAAATACTTGTTCCCGTCTTTCTGCTTATGGAAATCATTATCATAGCGGTCTCCATATACATGCCTGTCGGCGAGGCCGCCGGGAAAAACTATGCGCTTCACCCGCTGGGCTACGGATTCATCAACGGTTACCAGACCATGGACCTTATCTGCGCCATCATGTTTTCGGGCTTTATCATCTATGACCTGCAAATGCGTCTGGGCAACGATACGCGGTCCGTCAACCGCGCTCTGGCCGTGGCGGGTCTGCTGGGCTTTCTGATCATGGCCTGCGCGCAATTCGGCGAGATGTACAGAGGCAGCACGGCCAGCAGCGTCTTTCCCGATCTGAGCTATGCCAAACTCTCAGCCACCCTCGCTTTGGTGCAACTCGGTGTGGCGGGAGGCATAGTCTTCAATTTTTGCCTTTTCATGGCCTGCCTGAGCACAGCCATAGGACTGCTTGCCGGAACGGCTTCCTTTATCGAAGAGGCTTCAGGCGGGAAAATATCCTACAAAACTGCCTCCCTGCTCTGCTTTCTGACGGCATTCATCGTCAGTTGCGCCGGATTTGAAGCCATATTCACCTGGGCTACGCCAATACTGCAATTCATCTATCCGCCGTGCATAGCTCTGGCCCTGTGCCACGCCTTTCTCAACAGATTTACAGGAGGCCTCAGAGCCGCCTGCTACGCGGCGGCCCTCTGGGGGCTCGCGGACGCCGCGGCTGAATACCTCAAACTCTTCGGCGTCCAAGATCCGGGCCTGCTTCTGGCGCTGGTTCCCGGATATGAATACGGGCTGGCCTTCATATGGCTGACGGTCGCCGGATGGCTGTGCGGGCAAACGCTCGAATATCTGCATGCCCGCGCGCATGAAAACGTGCCCGCAATATAG
- a CDS encoding type I polyketide synthase translates to MDCNKTQNDFLAVVGMACRFPGAASLEEFWENLLAGRQAMSPVSEQALNAGPHKNVWRLPGYVRMCCRLEDVEFFDPDFFGLSTAEAEIMDPQHRLLLETAWRALENSGDTRPDAEKTRTGVYASVNISSYMLGNLYSHMLTGTLDPFEVLLGNDKDYLATRIAYRLGLRGPAVSVQTACSSSMAALHMACQALVSGECDRALAGAATIPLPAELGYMYIPGGMRSPDGRCRPYDANAAGTIFGSGVAAVVLKRLEDAVEAGDGIWAVIRGSAINNDGREKVSFTAPNPAAQAAVIQEAMLMAGVCPSDMAFVEGHGTATPLGDPIEVAALRAAYAGHEKKSAVYLGSVKGNVGHLDATSGLAGFIKAALSLHHGVFPGTANFTRINPRFGDGIAPFEVNAEPRPLDDDPQNRIGGVSSFGFGGTNVHMILQGARQKTSTPVSSPPEPQPLFLSADTEREMERLEQALSTCLQREEPSPPPLRDLAFTLATGRRHGRLRRIVTGQTPQDVLAALGNHDRFPVKSADGKKEICFLFPGQGSQSPHMLRSLYRQNPRFRELLAENRRHILAAGGPDILNLLRESWDDEPGSFERITRTDMMQPVLFALELSLATLLEEAGVRPACLLGHSLGEIAAACFAGVFTPVDAARLVTKRGALMQQAPEGRMLAALLPREKLSLALGPLLDRMETVVVNSRSNCVLSGPENILEQAREALECAGGAGIFLRTSHAFHSSAMDGILEVFETVAASIPLNAPSIPVISNVTGRWAGDEMASPQYWVRHIRSCVQFDACLETAFATPRMALEVGPGSVLSSLLRQHVGPDIIAFSPFAEDGGHQVPASIAEELWLNGADIDWRGIRADARRCPLPRLPMRKRRIWISPEETPAVHPPAEPVEHAGISQPQGGESRAGARRMEDVIASIWEKILRMHPMDRDTSFIELGGNSVHVLHMIRLAQEEGITFSMKDVFETKTVNALCRRIDETGKIPSAPSSPGTHASTDDIDSRDMAVLRRVFDAGQA, encoded by the coding sequence ATGGACTGCAACAAAACACAAAATGATTTTCTGGCCGTGGTGGGCATGGCCTGCCGTTTTCCGGGCGCGGCCTCGCTTGAGGAATTCTGGGAAAATCTTCTGGCCGGTCGGCAGGCCATGAGCCCTGTCAGTGAACAGGCGCTCAACGCGGGTCCGCATAAAAACGTCTGGCGGCTTCCCGGATATGTACGCATGTGCTGCCGCCTTGAGGATGTGGAGTTCTTTGACCCGGACTTTTTCGGCCTTTCCACGGCTGAAGCCGAAATTATGGACCCGCAGCACCGCCTGCTGCTGGAGACGGCCTGGCGCGCGCTGGAAAATTCCGGCGACACGCGGCCCGACGCCGAAAAAACGCGAACCGGCGTCTATGCCAGCGTCAACATAAGCTCATACATGCTGGGCAACCTGTACAGCCACATGCTGACGGGAACGCTCGATCCCTTTGAGGTGCTGCTCGGAAACGACAAGGACTATCTCGCCACCCGCATAGCCTACAGACTGGGGCTGCGCGGCCCAGCCGTCAGCGTCCAGACCGCCTGCTCATCGTCGATGGCCGCCCTGCATATGGCTTGCCAGGCGCTTGTTTCCGGCGAGTGCGACAGAGCCCTCGCCGGCGCGGCGACAATTCCCCTGCCCGCCGAACTTGGCTATATGTACATACCCGGCGGCATGCGCTCGCCGGACGGCCGCTGCCGACCTTATGACGCAAACGCCGCCGGAACGATCTTCGGCAGCGGCGTCGCGGCGGTTGTGCTGAAGAGGCTGGAAGACGCCGTGGAAGCCGGAGACGGAATCTGGGCCGTCATACGCGGCAGCGCCATCAATAACGACGGGCGGGAAAAAGTCAGCTTCACGGCTCCCAACCCGGCCGCCCAGGCCGCCGTCATACAGGAGGCCATGCTCATGGCCGGGGTATGCCCGTCCGACATGGCTTTTGTGGAGGGGCACGGCACAGCCACACCTCTGGGGGATCCGATAGAAGTGGCGGCCCTGCGCGCGGCCTATGCCGGTCATGAGAAAAAGAGCGCTGTATATCTGGGTTCTGTCAAGGGCAACGTGGGGCACCTTGACGCCACTTCCGGCCTGGCCGGATTCATCAAGGCCGCGCTCAGTCTGCACCACGGCGTATTTCCCGGCACCGCCAACTTCACCCGCATCAATCCCCGCTTCGGCGACGGCATCGCCCCGTTCGAGGTCAACGCGGAGCCGCGTCCTCTTGACGACGACCCGCAAAACCGTATCGGCGGAGTCAGCTCATTCGGATTCGGCGGCACCAATGTGCACATGATCCTGCAGGGCGCACGGCAAAAAACGTCCACCCCGGTATCCTCCCCGCCCGAGCCCCAGCCTCTCTTCCTGTCGGCGGACACGGAGCGGGAAATGGAGAGGCTTGAGCAGGCCCTTTCCACCTGCCTTCAGCGTGAAGAGCCAAGCCCTCCCCCACTGCGGGACCTCGCCTTTACCCTCGCCACCGGGCGTCGGCACGGGCGTTTACGGCGCATTGTCACAGGCCAGACCCCACAGGACGTTCTCGCCGCGCTCGGCAATCATGATCGCTTTCCCGTAAAAAGTGCGGACGGCAAAAAAGAAATCTGCTTCCTTTTCCCGGGCCAGGGTTCGCAGTCGCCCCACATGCTGCGGAGTCTTTACCGGCAAAACCCGCGCTTTCGTGAACTGCTGGCCGAAAACCGCAGGCATATTCTTGCGGCGGGGGGTCCGGACATTCTCAATCTGCTGCGCGAGAGCTGGGATGACGAGCCGGGTTCTTTTGAGCGCATCACGCGGACCGACATGATGCAGCCGGTTCTTTTCGCCCTTGAGCTTTCCCTGGCCACCCTGCTCGAGGAAGCGGGAGTCCGGCCTGCATGCCTGCTGGGACACAGTTTGGGCGAAATTGCCGCCGCCTGCTTCGCCGGAGTGTTCACGCCGGTGGACGCGGCCCGGCTGGTTACAAAACGCGGAGCCCTGATGCAGCAGGCCCCCGAAGGAAGAATGCTCGCGGCCCTGCTGCCGCGCGAAAAGTTGAGCCTGGCCCTTGGCCCCCTTCTGGACCGAATGGAAACAGTCGTCGTCAACAGCCGGTCCAATTGCGTGCTTTCCGGGCCGGAGAATATTCTGGAGCAGGCGCGGGAGGCGCTGGAATGCGCAGGCGGGGCCGGTATTTTCCTGCGCACGTCCCATGCCTTCCATTCCTCCGCCATGGACGGCATTCTCGAAGTTTTTGAGACTGTTGCCGCTTCCATCCCCCTGAACGCCCCGTCCATTCCGGTCATCAGCAACGTCACCGGCCGCTGGGCGGGAGATGAAATGGCGTCGCCCCAGTATTGGGTGCGCCACATCCGTTCCTGCGTGCAATTCGACGCATGCCTCGAGACGGCCTTCGCCACCCCGCGCATGGCGCTGGAAGTCGGTCCGGGCAGTGTGCTGTCTTCCCTTTTGCGGCAGCATGTCGGCCCGGACATTATCGCCTTCTCTCCCTTTGCCGAAGACGGCGGGCATCAGGTCCCGGCATCGATAGCGGAAGAATTGTGGCTCAATGGGGCGGACATAGATTGGCGGGGCATCCGCGCTGACGCGCGCCGCTGCCCCCTGCCGCGGCTTCCCATGCGGAAAAGGCGCATCTGGATCTCCCCGGAAGAAACGCCCGCTGTCCACCCCCCGGCCGAACCCGTCGAACATGCCGGAATATCCCAGCCGCAGGGCGGGGAAAGCCGCGCCGGGGCGCGCCGGATGGAAGATGTCATTGCCTCCATCTGGGAAAAAATATTGCGCATGCACCCGATGGATCGCGACACGTCCTTTATCGAACTTGGCGGCAACTCTGTGCATGTGCTGCATATGATACGCCTGGCACAGGAAGAGGGCATCACCTTCAGCATGAAGGACGTGTTTGAGACAAAGACCGTCAACGCCCTGTGCCGACGCATTGATGAAACGGGGAAAATCCCATCCGCCCCGTCTTCGCCCGGCACGCACGCTTCCACCGACGACATCGACAGCCGCGACATGGCCGTGCTGCGACGCGTGTTCGACGCCGGGCAGGCCTGA